Proteins from one Triticum aestivum cultivar Chinese Spring chromosome 7A, IWGSC CS RefSeq v2.1, whole genome shotgun sequence genomic window:
- the LOC123149024 gene encoding glutamate receptor 3.5 produces the protein MGAGRLLVLCLALCVAAAAAQRPNRRPRAVSVGALFTYESTIGRAARLAIELAVDDVNADRTVLAGTTLNLISQDTNCSGFLGTIEALQLMEKNVVAVIGPQSSGIGHVISHVVNELHVPLLSFAATDPTLSASEYPYFLRSTISDYFQMHAVASIIDYFQWKEVTAIFVDDDYGRGGVSVLGDALGAKRARISHKAAIPPNSDTDLINDVLFRANMMESRVFVVHVNPDAGMRIFAIANKLQMMGTGYVWIVTDWLAAVLDSSGPGDPKAMSYIQGLIVLRQHTPDSDAKRKFVAKWNNAANNRSIASGMNSYGFYAYDSVWVVARAINEYLNSGQQITFSADPRLHNSNGSSLRLSKLKIFDGGDQLLQQLLLTNMTGLTGLVQFNADRNLVRPAYDILNVGGTGSRLIGYWSNYSGLSVSAPEILYRKPPNTSTSAQQLHSVVWPGDTTTKPRGWVFPNNGQPLRVGVPNKPSFRELVSVGKGPDNVTGYSVDIFNAAIKLLPYPVPCQFITIGDGSKNPNYDDIISRIATNALDAAVGDFAIVRNRTKIAEFTQPYIEAGLVIVAPVRKANSNAWAFFKPFTLEMWCVTGTLFIFVGVVVWILEHRTNEEFRGSPRRQILTIFWFSFSTMFFAHRENTVSALGRFVLIIWLFVVLIINSSYTASLTSILTVQQLATGITGLDNLVASALPIGYPAGKFVRNYLIDELNIPESRLVPLSTVEEYANALNRGPKDGGVAAVVDEMPCVEIFLSTHCNFRIVGQEFTKEGWGFAFQRDSPLAADLSTAILQLSESGQLQRIHDEWLTDPTCGDDDSGLGAVRLGLGSFWGLFLLCALICVFALMVYFARICWQYSRYSSSEPPSEPSDSAAAVTAATIAQIRPEKPKPTRLGSFKELIQFADTKEEEIKKVMKRRLSEKDTRATGSAHSVSSA, from the exons GGCGGTGTCCGTGGGCGCGCTCTTCACGTACGAATCCACCATTGGCCGCGCGGCGCGGCTCGCCatcgagctcgccgtcgacgacgTCAACGCGGACCGCACCGTGCTCGCCGGAACCACCCTGAATTTGATCAGCCAGGACACCAACTGCAGCGGGTTTCTTGGAACCATCGAAG CACTGCAGCTCATGGAGAAAAACGTGGTTGCTGTCATTGGCCCTCAATCCTCTGGAATAGGCCATGTCATCTCACATGTTGTTAATGAGCTACATGTTCCACTTCTATCGTTTGCAGCAACTGATCCAACCCTATCTGCATCAGAGTATCCTTACTTTTTAAGGAGTACCATAAGTGACTACTTCCAAATGCATGCTGTCGCTAGCATTATTGATTACTTTCAGTGGAAAGAGGTGACTGCTATATTTGTGGATGATGATTATGGCCGAGGCGGGGTGTCAGTCCTCGGTGATGCACTTGGAGCAAAGCGGGCAAGAATTTCACATAAAGCAGCCATTCCTCCAAACTCAGACACGGATTTGATCAATGATGTACTGTTTAGAGCAAACATGATGGAATCAAGGGTGTTTGTTGTGCATGTCAATCCTGATGCAGGGATGAGAATATTTGCTATAGCGAACAAACTCCAGATGATGGGCACTGGCTATGTCTGGATAGTAACAGATTGGTTAGCTGCTGTCCTGGACTCCTCAGGGCCTGGAGATCCTAAAGCCATGAGTTATATACAAGGATTAATTGTTCTTCGCCAGCACACTCCTGATTCTGATGCCAAGAGGAAGTTCGTAGCTAAATGGAATAATGCAGCTAATAATAGGAGCATTGCTTCTGGCATGAATTCGTACGGTTTTTATGCTTATGACTCGGTTTGGGTTGTTGCCCGTGCTATCAATGAATATCTCAATAGTGGGCAGCAAATTACTTTCTCTGCAGATCCAAGGTTGCACAATTCAAATGGAAGCAGTTTGCGTCTATCAAAGCTTAAAATATTTGATGGTGGTGATCAGTTGCTACAGCAACTTTTGCTCACAAACATGACAGGGCTAACAGGTCTGGTTCAGTTTAATGCAGACCGCAATTTGGTGCGCCCAGCTTATGATATCCTTAATGTTGGTGGTACTGGGTCCCGTTTGATTGGCTATTGGAGTAATTACTCTGGTCTTTCTGTTTCTGCTCCCGAAATTTTGTATCGGAAGCCACCGAATACGTCAACAAGTGCCCAACAGTTGCATAGTGTGGTGTGGCCAGGCGACACAACTACTAAGCCGAGAGGGTGGGTTTTCCCTAACAATGGCCAGCCTCTGAGAGTTGGTGTTCCAAATAAACCAAGTTTTAGGGAGTTGGTTTCAGTTGGCAAGGGCCCTGATAATGTGACGGGTTACAGTGTTGATATATTCAACGCAGCAATTAAACTTCTTCCGTACCCAGTTCCTTGCCAGTTCATAACAATTGGGGATGGTTCAAAGAATCCTAACTATGACGACATTATTAGTAGGATTGCCACCAAT GCCCTTGATGCAGCTGTAGGTGACTTTGCTATTGTGAGAAATAGAACGAAGATTGCAGAATTCACACAGCCTTATATCGAAGCAGGGCTTGTGATAGTAGCGCCAGTGAGAAAAGCAAATTCAAATGCCTGGGCTTTCTTTAAACCTTTCACATTGGAGATGTGGTGTGTAACAGGCACTCTTTTCATTTTTGTGGGAGTGGTTGTTTGGATTCTTGAACATCGGACTAATGAGGAGTTTCGAGGCTCTCCACGACGACAAATCCTGACAATATTTTG GTTCAGTTTCTCAACGATGTTCTTTGCACACA GGGAGAACACCGTAAGTGCTCTTGGGCGTTTCGTGCTGATAATATGGTTGTTTGTCGTGCTGATCATCAATTCAAGTTACACTGCTAGCTTGACGTCGATCCTCACAGTACAGCAGCTAGCAACTGGAATAACTGGACTTGACAATTTGGTTGCTAGCGCTTTACCTATCGGATACCCAGCTGGAAAATTTGTCCGAAATTACCTGATTGACGAGCTGAATATTCCCGAATCCCGGTTAGTACCACTGAGCACGGTTGAGGAGTACGCCAATGCCCTTAATCGTGGGCCGAAAGACGGCGGTGTTGCTGCAGTTGTTGACGAGATGCCATGCGTTGAGATCTTCCTCTCAACCCACTGCAACTTCAGAATAGTCGGTCAGGAGTTCACGAAGGAGGGATGGGGATTT GCATTCCAGAGAGATTCCCCCCTTGCTGCAGACCTATCAACCGCCATCCTTCAACTTTCAGAGAGTGGCCAGCTCCAGAGAATTCACGACGAGTGGCTCACAGATCCGACCTGCGGCGATGATGACAGTGGGTTGGGAGCAGTCAGGCTTGGCCTGGGAAGCTTCTGGGGCCTTTTCCTGCTGTGTGCTCTGATATGCGTCTTTGCTCTCATGGTTTACTTCGCAAGGATCTGCTGGCAGTATAGCAGGTACTCCAGCTCCGAACCTCCCAGTGAGCCAAGCGACTCTGCTGCTGCCGTCACCGCTGCTACCATTGCTCAAATACGGCCAGAGAAGCCAAAGCCGACGCGCCTTGGCAGCTTCAAGGAACTGATACAGTTTGCGGACACGAAGGAGGAGGAGATCAAGAAGGTGATGAAACGGAGATTGAGCGAAAAAGATACTCGGGCCACCGGATCTGCGCACTCGGTCTCTTCAGCATAG